From Pseudomonas hefeiensis, one genomic window encodes:
- a CDS encoding M20 family metallopeptidase → MSATPQQALDWLAGQRQAMEALLQRIVDTDSNSYDKAGVDAVGALLAAELEADGILLKRLPVDGFGDVMLAQVPGEPGKPVLLLGHRDTVFPKGTTTTRGYSRDAILAYGPGVADMKGGLVLNCFALKALKRAGQLPYPVQVLFTGDEEIGSGSARAHIENAARAARAVLNTEPGRASGNVVSARKGGATLIIEVSGRAAHAGVNHADGASAIEALARKIVKLHALTDYSAGITTNVGLMSGGTSSNTVAPSACARLDVRFIELKHWDQIFSAIQAIVAEEELIGTRAILKEATTFLPMEAHHSERLLHIYQQKALALGFSVEGEFTGGCADSGFTASLGIPTLCGLGPVGGKVHTDREYLELDTLVPRAQALVATILAVGESSSVGTANIIAN, encoded by the coding sequence ATGAGCGCCACTCCACAACAGGCGCTGGACTGGCTTGCTGGCCAGCGCCAAGCCATGGAAGCGCTGCTGCAGCGTATCGTCGACACCGACTCCAACAGCTATGACAAGGCGGGCGTCGACGCGGTGGGCGCGCTGCTCGCGGCTGAACTGGAAGCCGACGGTATCCTGCTCAAGCGCCTGCCGGTCGATGGTTTTGGCGACGTGATGCTTGCCCAAGTGCCAGGCGAACCTGGAAAGCCGGTGCTGTTGCTGGGCCATCGCGACACGGTGTTCCCCAAAGGCACCACCACCACTCGCGGCTATAGCCGCGACGCCATCCTCGCCTATGGCCCCGGCGTCGCCGACATGAAAGGCGGCCTGGTGCTCAATTGCTTCGCGCTCAAGGCACTCAAACGCGCCGGTCAGTTGCCCTATCCGGTGCAGGTTCTGTTCACCGGTGACGAAGAAATCGGCTCCGGCAGCGCCAGAGCCCATATCGAAAACGCCGCCCGTGCCGCCCGCGCCGTGCTCAATACCGAACCCGGCCGGGCCAGCGGTAACGTGGTCAGCGCGCGCAAAGGCGGAGCCACATTGATCATCGAAGTCAGCGGCCGCGCGGCGCATGCCGGGGTCAACCATGCCGACGGAGCCAGCGCCATCGAGGCCCTGGCACGCAAGATCGTCAAGCTGCATGCCTTGACCGATTACTCGGCAGGCATCACGACTAATGTGGGCCTGATGTCCGGTGGCACGTCCAGCAACACCGTTGCGCCTAGCGCCTGCGCCCGGCTGGACGTGCGCTTCATCGAACTCAAGCACTGGGATCAGATCTTTAGCGCAATCCAGGCCATCGTCGCAGAAGAAGAACTGATCGGCACCCGCGCCATCCTCAAGGAAGCGACGACCTTTCTACCGATGGAAGCCCATCACAGCGAACGGCTGCTGCACATCTACCAACAAAAAGCGCTGGCGCTGGGTTTCAGCGTCGAAGGCGAGTTCACCGGCGGTTGCGCCGACTCTGGATTCACGGCCAGCCTGGGCATTCCAACCCTGTGTGGCCTCGGGCCGGTGGGTGGCAAGGTCCACACCGATCGTGAATACCTGGAACTGGACACCCTGGTGCCTCGCGCGCAGGCCTTGGTGGCGACTATTCTGGCTGTCGGCGAGAGCAGTTCAGTCGGCACAGCCAACATCATCGCAAACTGA
- a CDS encoding M20 family metallopeptidase yields MSRSLAISNTTEQFDNGAFFNLLERSVALHTESQATDSQPELYRYLNDFITPHVEAMGFSVKIYDNPVAERGPFMIATRIEHPELPTVLSYGHGDVVRGYEAQWREGLSPWQVTVEGDRWYGRGTADNKGQHLINLTALEQTLKARDGKLGFNVKLLLEMGEEEGSPGLNAFCAAHSKELAADIFIASDGPRLAASRPTIFLGSRGVFNFELAVNLREGAHHSGNWGGLLANPGIILANAIASMVDEHGRVKVAGLMPETLPEPVRQALADIDVGGGPGDPEIDANWGNPQLSLSEKVFGWNTLDVIAFKTGNPDAPVHAIPGKANAHCHIRFVVNSDYTTFIPAVRTHLDAHGFSNVEVRQSRIDVMHATRLDPQSPWVNWALSSLTQTTGKKPALLPNLGGSLPNDVFADVLGLPTLWVPHSYPACSQHAPNEHLLAPVVKESLQIMAGLFWDLGNDAARLTQEHQLREQAQ; encoded by the coding sequence ATGAGTCGTTCACTGGCCATCAGCAACACCACAGAGCAATTTGACAACGGCGCATTTTTTAACCTGCTCGAACGTAGCGTCGCCTTGCACACCGAAAGCCAGGCAACGGACAGCCAGCCTGAGTTGTACCGCTACCTCAATGACTTCATCACCCCGCATGTCGAGGCGATGGGCTTCAGCGTCAAGATCTATGACAACCCGGTGGCAGAGCGCGGTCCCTTCATGATCGCCACACGCATTGAACATCCAGAACTGCCGACCGTTCTCAGTTACGGCCATGGTGATGTGGTGCGTGGCTATGAAGCGCAATGGCGGGAAGGCCTGTCGCCGTGGCAAGTCACGGTTGAGGGCGATCGCTGGTACGGTCGTGGCACGGCAGATAACAAAGGCCAGCACCTGATCAACCTGACCGCACTGGAGCAAACGCTCAAGGCTCGCGACGGCAAGCTGGGTTTCAACGTCAAACTGCTGCTGGAAATGGGCGAAGAAGAGGGCTCGCCGGGCTTGAATGCATTCTGTGCCGCGCACAGCAAAGAGCTCGCGGCAGATATTTTCATCGCCTCGGACGGCCCGCGCCTGGCGGCATCACGACCGACGATTTTTCTCGGCTCACGCGGGGTGTTCAACTTCGAGTTGGCGGTCAACTTGCGCGAGGGCGCTCATCACTCTGGTAACTGGGGCGGGTTGCTGGCCAACCCCGGCATTATTCTGGCCAATGCCATCGCGAGCATGGTCGATGAACACGGTCGGGTGAAAGTGGCGGGGCTGATGCCCGAGACACTGCCGGAGCCGGTTCGCCAGGCACTGGCCGATATTGACGTGGGTGGCGGGCCGGGCGATCCGGAAATCGACGCCAACTGGGGTAATCCGCAGCTCTCGCTGAGCGAAAAGGTGTTCGGCTGGAACACCCTCGACGTCATCGCCTTCAAGACCGGCAACCCGGACGCCCCCGTGCATGCGATCCCTGGCAAGGCCAACGCCCACTGCCATATCCGCTTCGTGGTGAACAGCGACTACACGACCTTCATCCCGGCTGTGCGCACCCACCTGGACGCTCATGGTTTCAGCAATGTCGAGGTCAGGCAAAGCCGCATCGATGTGATGCATGCCACTCGGCTAGACCCGCAAAGCCCATGGGTCAATTGGGCGCTCAGCTCCCTGACACAGACCACCGGCAAAAAACCTGCGCTGCTGCCAAACCTCGGTGGATCGCTGCCCAACGATGTGTTCGCGGACGTGCTCGGCCTGCCAACATTGTGGGTGCCGCACTCGTACCCGGCCTGCTCACAACATGCGCCGAACGAGCACTTGCTCGCACCGGTGGTCAAGGAAAGCCTGCAAATCATGGCCGGGCTATTCTGGGACCTGGGCAACGACGCGGCACGCCTGACTCAGGAACATCAGTTGCGGGAGCAGGCGCAATGA
- a CDS encoding ABC transporter permease, giving the protein MLGFLLRRLGIAFCVAITVSVISFSLLHLSGDLATAIGGPEASSEQIEQIRVQYGLDKPLPTQYFNWLGDLLRLDLGDSFFFQESVYNLIVNRLPITLGLGAMALGIALLVAIPLGVLAAVKRDTWIDRLALSIAVLGQAMPSFWFALMLIVVFAVTLKWLPVSGNSTLLHFVMPAIALGYYATPAIMRLTRAGMLDVLSSDYIRTARAKGLRPARVLFKHALRNALIPVVALAAVEFGFMLGGSVVIETVFSLQGIGQLAWDAIARDDFPVVQAVVLLIAVIYIILTLLADVLNALLDPRIRVR; this is encoded by the coding sequence ATGCTTGGATTCCTTCTGCGCCGTCTGGGTATCGCATTTTGCGTTGCAATTACCGTGTCGGTGATCAGTTTTTCTCTTTTGCATCTGTCCGGCGACCTGGCCACGGCCATTGGCGGACCGGAAGCCAGCAGCGAACAGATCGAACAGATCCGCGTGCAGTACGGTTTGGACAAACCGCTGCCGACCCAGTACTTCAACTGGCTGGGCGATTTGCTGCGGTTGGATCTGGGCGACTCTTTTTTCTTTCAGGAATCGGTCTACAACCTGATCGTCAACCGCCTGCCAATCACCCTCGGGCTGGGGGCGATGGCATTGGGCATTGCGCTACTGGTGGCGATTCCGCTTGGGGTGCTGGCCGCCGTCAAACGCGACACCTGGATTGACCGCCTGGCGTTGAGCATTGCCGTCCTGGGTCAGGCAATGCCAAGTTTCTGGTTTGCGCTGATGCTGATCGTGGTGTTTGCGGTGACGCTCAAGTGGCTGCCAGTGTCCGGTAACTCGACCCTGCTGCACTTCGTCATGCCGGCCATTGCCTTGGGCTACTACGCGACTCCGGCAATCATGCGCCTGACCCGCGCAGGCATGCTTGATGTGCTCAGCTCCGATTACATCCGCACCGCCCGCGCCAAGGGTCTGCGCCCTGCCCGCGTGTTGTTCAAGCATGCACTGCGCAACGCCTTGATTCCGGTCGTCGCGCTGGCGGCGGTGGAGTTCGGCTTCATGCTCGGCGGCTCGGTGGTGATCGAAACCGTGTTCTCCCTGCAAGGCATCGGACAACTCGCCTGGGACGCTATCGCCCGTGACGACTTTCCGGTGGTACAGGCCGTGGTCCTGCTGATTGCGGTGATCTACATCATCCTCACCTTGCTGGCCGATGTGCTCAACGCACTGCTCGACCCGCGCATTCGCGTGCGCTAG
- a CDS encoding ABC transporter substrate-binding protein gives MGIKGFACSFALMGLISSFPAHAGKANDTLVYASDSEPENVSPYHNDLREGVILGRLIWDNLIYRDPESSEYKPMLATSWKQVDDTTIDFELRKGVKFHNGDAFTADDVVFTLNYVVSPEAKVVTVQNVDWIKSAEKTGDYSVRLHLKKAFPAALEYLSNAVPMFPKTYFEKVGLAEFSRKPIGTGPYKAVSVVAGEGVTMALNKDYFKDSPQGQPHIGHLKFRVIPDAETRLAELMTGGVDWTWRVAPDQAVNLKSMPNLTVASGETMRIGFLILDARGTSTENSPMKNLKVRQAINHAINRDALASQLVGGEAKPLQVACYPGQFGCDTTAATVYNYDPVKAKALLAEAGYPNGFETEIFAYRDRDYVEAIIGNLRAVGINAKLRYLKYAALRDQQRGGKVPISFQAWGSFSILDTSASAGTWFKGNPDDNIKDPQVQGWLQTADNALDPQVRKDNYRKALQRISEQAYWAPLFNYSMNYAYTSDLAFTPYPDELPRFVLSSWK, from the coding sequence ATGGGCATCAAAGGTTTCGCCTGCAGTTTTGCGCTGATGGGCCTCATCAGCAGTTTTCCGGCTCATGCCGGTAAAGCCAACGACACCCTGGTTTACGCTTCCGACAGCGAGCCTGAAAACGTCAGCCCCTATCACAACGATTTACGCGAAGGGGTGATTCTCGGCCGGCTGATCTGGGACAACCTGATCTACCGCGATCCTGAAAGCAGCGAATACAAACCCATGCTGGCCACCAGCTGGAAACAGGTCGACGACACCACCATCGACTTTGAGCTGCGCAAAGGCGTCAAATTTCACAACGGCGACGCCTTCACCGCCGACGACGTGGTGTTCACCCTCAACTACGTGGTATCGCCCGAAGCGAAAGTCGTTACCGTGCAAAACGTCGACTGGATCAAAAGCGCGGAAAAGACCGGTGACTACAGCGTCCGTCTTCATCTGAAAAAAGCTTTTCCCGCGGCACTGGAATACCTGTCCAACGCCGTACCGATGTTCCCCAAAACGTATTTCGAGAAAGTCGGCCTGGCTGAATTCAGTCGTAAACCGATTGGCACCGGTCCCTATAAAGCGGTGTCAGTAGTGGCGGGCGAAGGCGTGACCATGGCGCTCAATAAGGACTACTTCAAGGACAGCCCACAAGGCCAACCGCATATCGGCCACCTCAAGTTCCGGGTGATCCCTGATGCGGAAACCCGTCTGGCCGAACTGATGACCGGCGGTGTCGACTGGACCTGGCGCGTCGCACCGGACCAGGCAGTCAACCTCAAGAGCATGCCGAACCTGACCGTGGCCAGCGGCGAAACCATGCGCATCGGTTTCCTGATCCTCGATGCTCGTGGCACCTCGACTGAAAACTCCCCGATGAAAAACCTTAAGGTGCGTCAGGCCATCAACCACGCTATCAACCGCGATGCACTGGCCTCACAACTGGTGGGCGGCGAAGCCAAACCCTTGCAAGTCGCCTGCTATCCGGGGCAGTTCGGTTGCGACACCACGGCAGCCACGGTCTACAACTATGACCCGGTCAAGGCCAAGGCGCTGCTCGCTGAAGCCGGTTATCCGAATGGCTTTGAGACAGAAATCTTCGCTTACCGCGACCGTGATTATGTCGAAGCGATCATCGGCAACCTGCGTGCCGTGGGCATCAACGCCAAGCTGCGCTACTTGAAGTACGCCGCCCTGCGCGATCAGCAACGTGGCGGCAAAGTGCCGATCTCGTTCCAGGCCTGGGGTTCGTTCTCGATTCTCGACACCTCGGCGTCCGCTGGGACCTGGTTCAAAGGCAACCCGGACGACAACATCAAGGATCCGCAAGTCCAGGGCTGGTTGCAGACCGCCGACAACGCCCTCGACCCGCAAGTGCGCAAGGACAACTACCGCAAGGCGTTGCAGCGCATCAGCGAGCAGGCCTATTGGGCGCCGCTGTTCAATTACTCGATGAACTACGCCTATACCTCCGACCTGGCGTTCACGCCCTACCCGGATGAGCTACCGCGTTTCGTTCTGTCCAGCTGGAAGTAA
- a CDS encoding ABC transporter permease: protein MSTPTTLAINDYLPPPSSLSRVIGKSFRHRGFAIGAVLLLIIFAGALFAPWLAPYDPYAQDVMLRMKPPVWMANGTWEYVLGTDKLGRDYLSRLLYGARISLFIGIAAALISGFIGTVMGLLAGYYGGKVDAFISYLITTRLAMPVVMVALASASLMGGSLKVVIVLLGCLLWDRFAVVVRASVQQIRDAEYVASAQALGCSTLRILVSEILPNLVGALIVVATLEMAHAILLESALSFLGVGVQPPTPSWGLMIAEGKPYMFFSPWVIAIPGVALMILVLGINLVGDGLRDLILPDGRN from the coding sequence ATGAGCACCCCCACGACCCTCGCGATCAATGACTACCTGCCACCACCGAGCAGCCTGAGCCGAGTAATTGGCAAGAGCTTTCGTCATCGTGGTTTCGCCATCGGCGCGGTGTTGTTGCTGATCATCTTCGCTGGCGCACTGTTCGCCCCATGGCTGGCACCTTACGACCCTTATGCGCAAGACGTGATGCTGCGCATGAAACCGCCGGTATGGATGGCTAACGGCACCTGGGAATACGTCCTCGGCACCGACAAGCTGGGCCGCGACTACCTGTCGCGACTGCTCTACGGCGCACGTATTTCGCTGTTCATCGGCATTGCCGCGGCGCTGATTTCCGGCTTTATAGGTACCGTCATGGGGCTGTTGGCGGGTTACTACGGCGGCAAGGTTGATGCCTTCATCAGTTACCTGATCACCACCCGGCTGGCGATGCCGGTCGTGATGGTCGCGCTGGCCTCAGCCTCGCTGATGGGCGGCTCACTGAAAGTGGTCATCGTGCTGCTCGGCTGCCTGTTATGGGATCGCTTCGCGGTGGTGGTCAGGGCTTCGGTGCAGCAGATTCGCGATGCTGAATATGTGGCGTCGGCCCAGGCTCTTGGCTGCTCGACCCTGCGCATTCTGGTGAGTGAAATTCTGCCCAATCTGGTCGGCGCGCTGATCGTCGTCGCGACGCTGGAAATGGCTCACGCGATCCTGCTGGAGTCGGCGCTGTCGTTCCTCGGGGTGGGCGTGCAACCGCCGACGCCGTCCTGGGGTTTGATGATCGCCGAAGGCAAACCCTACATGTTCTTTTCCCCATGGGTCATCGCCATTCCCGGCGTCGCCCTGATGATTCTGGTGTTGGGCATCAACCTGGTCGGCGATGGCCTGCGCGATCTGATCCTGCCCGACGGCCGTAATTGA
- the mdeB gene encoding alpha-ketoglutarate dehydrogenase — protein MSASDIQTQLPGQTVEDEQEMAEWQEALLSVIAHGGKVRAKQILDRLVALAGTCEIGWRPSHGTPYINTISVEQQPVFPGDLALEERLASIMRWNALVMVARANQAYGELGGHIASYASAADLFEVGFNHFFKARTDTRGGDLVFYQPHSAPGVYARAFLEGRLEEQDLQHYRQEISARANGARGLSSYPHPWLMPDFWQFPTGSMGIGPISSIYQARFMRYLEHRGLQNTSGRTVWGVFGDGEMDEPESMSALTLAAREGLDNLVWVVNCNLQRLDGPVRGNGRIIDELEALFGGAGWNVIKLVWGSDWDGLFARDKDGALVRALSATVDGQFQTFAAKDGRFNREHFFGQDEALAHLAQGLTDEQIDRLKRGGHDLVKIFAAYQSAMLEGKKPTVILAQTKKGFGMGDAGQGKMTVHQQKKLDNEALIAFRNRFNLPLTDEQAISLSFFKPGDGSAEIRYLHERRRALGGYMPTRPSTCESLAVPDVDSYAGFAIAAEGKEMSTTMAFVRMLSGLLRDKQLGPRIVPIVADEARTFGMASLFKQIGIYSSVGQRYEPEDIGSILSYREALDGQILEEGISEAGAISSWVAAATSYSVHGLPMLPFYIYYSMFGFQRIGDLIWAAADQRARGFLLGATAGRTTLGGEGLQHQDGNSHVMASMVPNCRAYDPAFAGEFAVILDHGMRQMLERQVDEFYYVTLMNENYPQPNLPEGVEQAIIKGMYAFARHEVTNTRGTVQLLGSGTILREVIAAAELLAHDWSIDSQVWSVTSFSELARDAREVERWNRLHPGQPAKCSHVQECLDDSAPIIACTDYVRALPQLIASYLEARYTVLGTDGFGRSDTRNQLRRFFEVDRHQIVLSALTSLVHEGRLDASVCAEAIARYAIDVDDVAPWDA, from the coding sequence ATGAGCGCGTCCGATATCCAGACCCAATTGCCGGGCCAGACAGTTGAAGATGAACAGGAAATGGCCGAGTGGCAGGAAGCGTTGCTGTCCGTTATCGCTCACGGTGGCAAGGTCCGAGCAAAACAGATCCTCGACAGGCTGGTGGCCTTGGCCGGCACTTGCGAGATCGGTTGGCGACCCAGCCACGGCACGCCTTATATCAATACGATCAGCGTCGAGCAGCAGCCGGTGTTTCCGGGCGACCTGGCGCTGGAAGAGCGACTGGCGTCGATCATGCGCTGGAACGCGCTGGTCATGGTCGCCAGAGCCAACCAGGCCTATGGGGAACTGGGTGGCCACATCGCCAGTTACGCCAGCGCCGCCGATTTGTTTGAAGTGGGCTTCAACCATTTTTTCAAGGCGCGCACCGACACGCGCGGCGGTGATCTGGTGTTTTACCAGCCGCACTCGGCACCGGGCGTTTATGCGCGGGCCTTTCTGGAAGGACGCCTCGAGGAACAGGATCTGCAACATTATCGGCAAGAGATCAGCGCTCGTGCCAATGGCGCTCGGGGTTTGTCGAGTTACCCGCACCCGTGGTTGATGCCAGACTTCTGGCAGTTCCCGACCGGCTCGATGGGCATCGGTCCGATCAGCTCGATCTACCAGGCGCGTTTCATGCGTTATCTGGAACACCGCGGCCTGCAAAATACCTCGGGACGAACCGTCTGGGGGGTGTTTGGCGACGGTGAAATGGATGAGCCGGAAAGCATGTCAGCACTGACCCTGGCGGCGCGTGAAGGGCTGGATAATCTGGTGTGGGTGGTCAACTGCAACCTTCAGCGCCTGGACGGTCCGGTGCGGGGTAACGGTCGCATCATCGATGAGTTGGAGGCTCTGTTCGGCGGGGCCGGCTGGAATGTCATCAAACTGGTCTGGGGCTCCGACTGGGACGGATTGTTTGCCCGGGATAAAGACGGCGCGCTGGTCCGGGCATTGTCGGCGACGGTCGATGGCCAGTTCCAGACGTTCGCGGCCAAGGATGGGCGCTTCAACCGTGAGCATTTTTTCGGCCAGGACGAAGCCCTGGCGCATTTGGCCCAAGGCCTGACCGACGAGCAGATCGACCGCCTCAAGCGCGGTGGTCATGACCTGGTGAAAATCTTTGCCGCGTATCAAAGCGCAATGCTCGAGGGCAAGAAGCCTACGGTCATCCTCGCCCAGACCAAGAAGGGTTTCGGCATGGGCGACGCCGGGCAGGGCAAGATGACCGTGCACCAGCAGAAGAAACTCGATAATGAGGCGTTGATCGCATTCCGCAACCGTTTCAACCTGCCGTTGACCGATGAACAGGCTATCTCGCTGAGCTTCTTCAAGCCGGGCGACGGCAGTGCCGAAATACGCTACCTGCATGAGCGCCGCCGTGCGTTGGGCGGTTACATGCCTACGCGACCGTCGACCTGCGAGTCATTGGCCGTCCCCGATGTAGACAGCTACGCCGGGTTTGCCATCGCCGCCGAAGGCAAGGAAATGTCCACCACCATGGCCTTCGTGCGCATGCTCAGCGGATTGCTGCGGGACAAGCAATTGGGGCCGCGAATCGTACCGATCGTGGCGGATGAAGCGCGTACCTTCGGCATGGCCAGCCTGTTCAAGCAGATCGGCATCTACTCCAGCGTGGGGCAGCGTTATGAGCCGGAGGACATTGGTTCGATCCTGAGTTATCGAGAAGCCCTGGACGGGCAGATTCTCGAAGAGGGCATCAGCGAGGCTGGCGCCATCAGTTCCTGGGTGGCTGCCGCGACCAGCTACTCGGTGCATGGCCTGCCGATGTTGCCGTTCTACATCTATTACTCGATGTTCGGCTTCCAGCGCATCGGCGACCTGATCTGGGCGGCGGCGGATCAGCGCGCTCGCGGGTTCCTGCTCGGCGCGACTGCAGGGCGCACAACCCTGGGCGGCGAAGGCTTGCAGCACCAGGACGGTAACAGTCATGTGATGGCGTCGATGGTGCCCAACTGTCGCGCCTACGATCCCGCGTTCGCCGGTGAGTTTGCGGTGATTCTGGATCACGGCATGCGCCAGATGCTGGAGCGCCAGGTCGACGAGTTTTACTACGTCACCTTGATGAACGAGAACTACCCGCAGCCCAACCTTCCCGAAGGCGTCGAACAGGCGATCATCAAGGGCATGTACGCATTTGCCCGGCATGAAGTGACGAATACGCGCGGCACCGTGCAGTTGCTGGGTTCCGGCACGATCCTGCGCGAAGTCATTGCCGCCGCCGAGTTGCTGGCCCATGACTGGAGCATCGACAGTCAGGTCTGGAGCGTCACCAGCTTCAGCGAGTTGGCCCGGGATGCGCGGGAAGTGGAACGCTGGAATCGCCTGCATCCCGGACAACCTGCCAAATGCAGTCATGTTCAGGAATGCCTCGACGACTCGGCACCGATCATTGCCTGTACCGATTACGTGCGCGCCTTGCCCCAGTTGATCGCCAGTTATCTCGAGGCCCGTTACACCGTGCTCGGCACCGACGGGTTTGGCCGCAGCGATACCCGCAACCAACTGCGCAGGTTCTTCGAAGTGGACCGCCACCAGATTGTCTTGAGTGCGCTGACCTCACTGGTCCATGAGGGGCGTCTGGACGCCAGTGTCTGTGCCGAGGCGATTGCGCGCTATGCCATTGATGTTGATGACGTCGCGCCTTGGGACGCTTGA
- a CDS encoding ABC transporter ATP-binding protein: MALLHVKNLRVDIPMGNSPTPDDMLHAVRGLDFEVERGEMLCIVGESGCGKSLTSLALMDLLPRKAKRTASRLTLDGIDMLGQSERRMCDLRGNRLAMIFQEPMTSLNPAYSIGDQLSEVLTQHRKVSRKDALARAAQMLEKVGISNAAERLRQYPHQLSGGLRQRVIIAMALMCEPDLIIADEPTTALDVTIQAQILRLIRDIQKELGLAVIFITHDLGLVARIADRVAVMYAGEIVETAPALQLFENPQHPYTRGLLASIPIPGRTKPGEALGSIPGLVPSLVGEQQGCAFRNRCAQAIPACAQNIPAVEQDGHMARCLFAAPAPAPIRLQERARS, translated from the coding sequence ATGGCACTACTCCATGTAAAAAACCTGCGCGTGGACATTCCCATGGGCAACAGCCCGACGCCGGATGACATGCTGCATGCCGTGCGCGGTCTGGATTTTGAAGTCGAGCGCGGTGAAATGTTGTGCATCGTTGGCGAATCCGGCTGCGGTAAATCCCTGACCTCGCTGGCGCTGATGGACCTGTTGCCGCGCAAGGCCAAACGCACCGCGTCCCGGCTGACGCTGGACGGTATCGACATGCTGGGCCAGAGCGAACGGCGCATGTGTGACCTGCGCGGCAACCGTCTGGCGATGATCTTCCAGGAACCGATGACCTCGTTGAACCCGGCCTACAGCATTGGCGATCAGCTCAGCGAAGTGCTGACTCAGCATCGTAAGGTGTCACGCAAGGATGCCCTGGCTCGCGCCGCTCAGATGCTGGAGAAAGTCGGTATCAGCAATGCTGCCGAGCGCTTGCGTCAGTATCCGCATCAACTGTCTGGCGGTTTGCGCCAGCGGGTGATCATCGCCATGGCGTTGATGTGTGAACCGGACCTGATCATCGCGGATGAGCCAACCACGGCACTGGACGTGACCATCCAAGCGCAGATATTGCGCTTGATCCGCGACATTCAGAAAGAACTCGGTCTGGCGGTGATCTTCATCACCCACGACCTTGGGCTGGTGGCACGGATCGCCGATCGGGTCGCCGTGATGTATGCCGGGGAAATCGTCGAAACCGCTCCTGCCTTACAACTGTTCGAGAACCCGCAGCATCCGTACACCCGTGGTCTGCTGGCCAGTATTCCTATCCCTGGCCGGACCAAACCGGGTGAGGCGCTGGGTTCGATTCCAGGCCTGGTGCCGAGCCTGGTAGGCGAACAGCAAGGTTGTGCGTTCCGCAATCGCTGCGCTCAGGCGATTCCAGCCTGCGCGCAAAACATCCCCGCAGTCGAACAGGACGGACACATGGCGCGCTGCCTGTTCGCCGCACCGGCCCCGGCACCGATTCGCCTTCAGGAGCGTGCACGGTCATGA
- a CDS encoding ABC transporter ATP-binding protein, with the protein MKKDIALELCDIRREFRINKGFFKPAATLKAVDGVSLRLMRGETLGLVGESGCGKSTLAKMLLGLLPPTSGDVLVNGKHLAATDRKEMSRHIQPIFQDPYSSLNPRKTLREIVTLPLIVHDIGSTAERRKKTEEMLDVVGLPKRVIDSYPSQLSGGQRQRVAIARALIMRPDVLICDEPTSALDVSVQAQILNLLQDLKREFGLTYLLISHNLAVIEHLADRVAVMYLGRIVEERSREALFAQPGHPYTRALLDSVLTPDPRLGIPEIGLHGTFPNPMSPPSGCAFHPRCPSCFAPCKTAYPANDSIIGGNVRCHLHDIPAQTLELVHS; encoded by the coding sequence ATGAAAAAAGACATCGCTTTGGAGCTGTGTGACATCCGTCGTGAGTTTCGGATCAACAAGGGCTTTTTCAAACCCGCCGCCACCCTGAAGGCCGTAGATGGCGTTTCCCTGCGCCTGATGCGTGGCGAGACCCTCGGTCTGGTAGGCGAATCCGGTTGTGGAAAAAGTACCCTGGCAAAGATGCTGCTCGGGCTGTTGCCACCTACCAGCGGCGATGTGCTGGTCAATGGCAAACATCTGGCGGCGACTGATCGCAAGGAAATGTCCCGGCACATTCAGCCGATATTCCAGGACCCGTATTCCTCGCTGAACCCACGCAAGACACTGCGCGAAATCGTTACCCTGCCGCTGATCGTGCATGACATCGGCAGCACCGCCGAGCGGCGTAAGAAGACCGAAGAGATGCTCGATGTGGTCGGTCTGCCCAAACGGGTCATTGACAGCTATCCGAGCCAACTGTCTGGCGGTCAGCGGCAACGGGTGGCCATTGCCCGGGCGTTGATCATGCGCCCTGACGTGTTGATCTGCGACGAACCCACCTCGGCGCTGGACGTTTCGGTGCAGGCGCAGATTCTCAACCTGCTGCAAGACCTCAAGCGCGAATTCGGCCTGACCTATCTGCTGATCAGCCATAACCTGGCGGTCATCGAACACCTCGCCGACCGGGTCGCGGTGATGTATCTGGGGCGCATCGTCGAAGAACGCAGTCGCGAAGCGTTGTTCGCTCAACCCGGCCACCCTTATACCCGCGCCTTGCTGGATTCGGTGCTCACGCCCGATCCGCGCCTGGGCATTCCCGAAATCGGCCTGCACGGGACTTTTCCCAATCCGATGTCACCGCCGTCCGGTTGCGCTTTCCATCCACGCTGCCCGAGCTGCTTCGCACCGTGCAAAACGGCCTACCCGGCCAATGATTCGATTATCGGCGGCAACGTGCGTTGCCACCTTCACGACATTCCTGCCCAAACACTGGAGCTTGTCCACTCATGA